One segment of Macrotis lagotis isolate mMagLag1 chromosome 1, bilby.v1.9.chrom.fasta, whole genome shotgun sequence DNA contains the following:
- the PAQR7 gene encoding membrane progestin receptor alpha isoform X1, whose product MGAGAPGRGASPPRPLGFPSPSAPGPWPSLRGGPSYRGAPSLDGGGREEPRGGARLGGPRAGAPWEAGPCPGGPPLPSPRDAPEAEERGAPREGRRGGGARPGRSRREVAAAQLLPRFASAPGDQAGARAGARAAAGAASAGVGALRAPPEGPAAGSLLSAPTMATAVAQKLSRFFPSVRQLGQMPRLLGELASPLPDSTVGRAEVPRLFWKPYIYSGYRPLHRTWRFYFLSLFQKHNEAVNVWTHLVAALVLLLRLACFAGTVDFMGDPHARPLFLIVLASITYLLFSALAHLLQAKSEFWHYSFFFLDYVGVAVYQFGSALAHFYYAIEPAWHAQVAAIFLPAAAFLAWLSCAGSCYTKYRQLPGLMGRVCQEMPSGLAYALDISPVVHRIYVAQVLGQEDPAVLYHKCQVAFFLLAAAFFSACSPERWFPGKCHIFGQGHQLFHVFLVLCTLAQLKAVALDYEARRSIYEGLHRHAPHDFSAFFLLTVVCSVLTALFLSHRVRRELSCKED is encoded by the exons ATGGGCGCCGGGGCGCCGGGCAGAGGGGCCTCCCCTCCCCGGCCGCTGGGCTTCCCCTCGCCTTCAGCTCCCGGGCCCTGGCCCTCCCTGCGCGGGGGACCTTCCTACCGGGGCGCCCCGAGTctggatgggggagggagggaggagcccCGAGGGGGCGCCCGGCTGGGAGGGCCGCGCGCCGGGGCCCCTTGGGAGGCGGGCCCCTGCCCGGGGGGGCCCCCGCTCCCGTCCCCCCGGGACGCCCCCGAGGCGGAGGAGCGGGGTGCGCCGAGGGAGGGGCGGAGGGGCGGGGGCGCGCGGCCGGGGCGGAGCCGCCGGGAGGTCGCTGCCGCCCAGCTCCTGCCCCGCTTCGCCTCGGCTCCTGGGGACCAAGCCGGGGCTCGGGCCGGGGCTCGCGCCGCCGCCGGGGCCGCCTCTGCCGGCGTGGGAGCTCTCCGCGCACCGCCCGAAGGGCCCGCAGCCGG CTCTCTGCTCTCAGCCCCCACCATGGCCACAGCCGTAGCCCAGAAGCTCAGCCGCTTCTTCCCCAGTGTCCGGCAGCTGGGACAGATGCCCAGGCTCCTGGGGGAACTGGCATCTCCCCTGCCAGACAGCACTGTGGGTCGGGCTGAGGTACCTCGCCTCTTCTGGAAGCCATATATCTACTCAGGCTACCGGCCCCTGCACCGCACCTGGCGTTTCTACTTCCTGAGCCTTTTCCAAAAGCACAATGAGGCCGTTAATGTCTGGACCCACCTGGTGGCTGCGTTGGTGCTGCTGCTGCGCTTGGCCTGCTTTGCGGGCACTGTGGATTTTATGGGAGACCCGCATGCTCGGCCCCTCTTCCTTATTGTCCTTGCCTCCATCACCTACCTGCTCTTCAGCGCTCTGGCCCACCTCCTTCAGGCCAAGTCTGAGTTCTGGCATTATAGCTTCTTCTTCTTGGACTATGTGGGTGTGGCTGTGTATCAGTTTGGCAGTGCCCTGGCCCACTTCTACTATGCCATCGAGCCTGCTTGGCATGCTCAAGTGGCGGCCATCTTCCTGCCCGCTGCTGCCTTTCTCGCCTGGTTGTCTTGCGCCGGCTCCTGTTATACAAAATATCGCCAGCTGCCGGGGCTTATGGGTCGCGTCTGCCAGGAGATGCCCTCGGGCTTAGCCTATGCCTTGGACATCAGCCCGGTGGTGCACCGCATCTACGTGGCCCAGGTGCTGGGCCAGGAGGACCCGGCCGTGCTCTACCACAAGTGCCAAGTGGCATTCTTTCTTCTGGCGGCCGCCTTCTTCTCGGCCTGCTCCCCCGAGAGGTGGTTCCCCGGCAAGTGTCACATATTTGGACAAGGCCACCAGCTGTTCCACGTCTTCCTGGTGCTGTGCACGCTGGCCCAGCTTAAAGCTGTGGCCCTGGACTATGAGGCCCGGCGGTCCATCTATGAAGGCCTCCACCGCCATGCCCCCCACGATTTCTCTGCTTTCTTCCTCCTCACTGTAGTCTGTAGCGTCCTCACTGCCCTCTTCCTCAGCCACCGTGTGAGGCGGGAGCTGAGCTGCAAAGAGGATTGA
- the PAQR7 gene encoding membrane progestin receptor alpha isoform X2 translates to MRKWKARARTLVNPTETLVQEPWRSHSRKSGSLLSAPTMATAVAQKLSRFFPSVRQLGQMPRLLGELASPLPDSTVGRAEVPRLFWKPYIYSGYRPLHRTWRFYFLSLFQKHNEAVNVWTHLVAALVLLLRLACFAGTVDFMGDPHARPLFLIVLASITYLLFSALAHLLQAKSEFWHYSFFFLDYVGVAVYQFGSALAHFYYAIEPAWHAQVAAIFLPAAAFLAWLSCAGSCYTKYRQLPGLMGRVCQEMPSGLAYALDISPVVHRIYVAQVLGQEDPAVLYHKCQVAFFLLAAAFFSACSPERWFPGKCHIFGQGHQLFHVFLVLCTLAQLKAVALDYEARRSIYEGLHRHAPHDFSAFFLLTVVCSVLTALFLSHRVRRELSCKED, encoded by the exons ATGAGAAAGTGGAAAGCCAGAGCCAGGACGCTAGTTAATCCGACTGAGACTTTGGTCCAAGAGCCTTGGAGGAGCCACTCTCGGAAGTCTGG CTCTCTGCTCTCAGCCCCCACCATGGCCACAGCCGTAGCCCAGAAGCTCAGCCGCTTCTTCCCCAGTGTCCGGCAGCTGGGACAGATGCCCAGGCTCCTGGGGGAACTGGCATCTCCCCTGCCAGACAGCACTGTGGGTCGGGCTGAGGTACCTCGCCTCTTCTGGAAGCCATATATCTACTCAGGCTACCGGCCCCTGCACCGCACCTGGCGTTTCTACTTCCTGAGCCTTTTCCAAAAGCACAATGAGGCCGTTAATGTCTGGACCCACCTGGTGGCTGCGTTGGTGCTGCTGCTGCGCTTGGCCTGCTTTGCGGGCACTGTGGATTTTATGGGAGACCCGCATGCTCGGCCCCTCTTCCTTATTGTCCTTGCCTCCATCACCTACCTGCTCTTCAGCGCTCTGGCCCACCTCCTTCAGGCCAAGTCTGAGTTCTGGCATTATAGCTTCTTCTTCTTGGACTATGTGGGTGTGGCTGTGTATCAGTTTGGCAGTGCCCTGGCCCACTTCTACTATGCCATCGAGCCTGCTTGGCATGCTCAAGTGGCGGCCATCTTCCTGCCCGCTGCTGCCTTTCTCGCCTGGTTGTCTTGCGCCGGCTCCTGTTATACAAAATATCGCCAGCTGCCGGGGCTTATGGGTCGCGTCTGCCAGGAGATGCCCTCGGGCTTAGCCTATGCCTTGGACATCAGCCCGGTGGTGCACCGCATCTACGTGGCCCAGGTGCTGGGCCAGGAGGACCCGGCCGTGCTCTACCACAAGTGCCAAGTGGCATTCTTTCTTCTGGCGGCCGCCTTCTTCTCGGCCTGCTCCCCCGAGAGGTGGTTCCCCGGCAAGTGTCACATATTTGGACAAGGCCACCAGCTGTTCCACGTCTTCCTGGTGCTGTGCACGCTGGCCCAGCTTAAAGCTGTGGCCCTGGACTATGAGGCCCGGCGGTCCATCTATGAAGGCCTCCACCGCCATGCCCCCCACGATTTCTCTGCTTTCTTCCTCCTCACTGTAGTCTGTAGCGTCCTCACTGCCCTCTTCCTCAGCCACCGTGTGAGGCGGGAGCTGAGCTGCAAAGAGGATTGA
- the PAQR7 gene encoding membrane progestin receptor alpha isoform X3, whose product MATAVAQKLSRFFPSVRQLGQMPRLLGELASPLPDSTVGRAEVPRLFWKPYIYSGYRPLHRTWRFYFLSLFQKHNEAVNVWTHLVAALVLLLRLACFAGTVDFMGDPHARPLFLIVLASITYLLFSALAHLLQAKSEFWHYSFFFLDYVGVAVYQFGSALAHFYYAIEPAWHAQVAAIFLPAAAFLAWLSCAGSCYTKYRQLPGLMGRVCQEMPSGLAYALDISPVVHRIYVAQVLGQEDPAVLYHKCQVAFFLLAAAFFSACSPERWFPGKCHIFGQGHQLFHVFLVLCTLAQLKAVALDYEARRSIYEGLHRHAPHDFSAFFLLTVVCSVLTALFLSHRVRRELSCKED is encoded by the coding sequence ATGGCCACAGCCGTAGCCCAGAAGCTCAGCCGCTTCTTCCCCAGTGTCCGGCAGCTGGGACAGATGCCCAGGCTCCTGGGGGAACTGGCATCTCCCCTGCCAGACAGCACTGTGGGTCGGGCTGAGGTACCTCGCCTCTTCTGGAAGCCATATATCTACTCAGGCTACCGGCCCCTGCACCGCACCTGGCGTTTCTACTTCCTGAGCCTTTTCCAAAAGCACAATGAGGCCGTTAATGTCTGGACCCACCTGGTGGCTGCGTTGGTGCTGCTGCTGCGCTTGGCCTGCTTTGCGGGCACTGTGGATTTTATGGGAGACCCGCATGCTCGGCCCCTCTTCCTTATTGTCCTTGCCTCCATCACCTACCTGCTCTTCAGCGCTCTGGCCCACCTCCTTCAGGCCAAGTCTGAGTTCTGGCATTATAGCTTCTTCTTCTTGGACTATGTGGGTGTGGCTGTGTATCAGTTTGGCAGTGCCCTGGCCCACTTCTACTATGCCATCGAGCCTGCTTGGCATGCTCAAGTGGCGGCCATCTTCCTGCCCGCTGCTGCCTTTCTCGCCTGGTTGTCTTGCGCCGGCTCCTGTTATACAAAATATCGCCAGCTGCCGGGGCTTATGGGTCGCGTCTGCCAGGAGATGCCCTCGGGCTTAGCCTATGCCTTGGACATCAGCCCGGTGGTGCACCGCATCTACGTGGCCCAGGTGCTGGGCCAGGAGGACCCGGCCGTGCTCTACCACAAGTGCCAAGTGGCATTCTTTCTTCTGGCGGCCGCCTTCTTCTCGGCCTGCTCCCCCGAGAGGTGGTTCCCCGGCAAGTGTCACATATTTGGACAAGGCCACCAGCTGTTCCACGTCTTCCTGGTGCTGTGCACGCTGGCCCAGCTTAAAGCTGTGGCCCTGGACTATGAGGCCCGGCGGTCCATCTATGAAGGCCTCCACCGCCATGCCCCCCACGATTTCTCTGCTTTCTTCCTCCTCACTGTAGTCTGTAGCGTCCTCACTGCCCTCTTCCTCAGCCACCGTGTGAGGCGGGAGCTGAGCTGCAAAGAGGATTGA
- the AUNIP gene encoding aurora kinase A- and ninein-interacting protein isoform X1: MRRRAPVTAEACGVWLDAAALKRRKVQVGAVGGSRAGRCSDVETRLSNPIIRMLPPPRDEKETSVGFTQRRTQPVGTRQTVIASFFTSKSGKANDGGQGRPSPGTASQRKEQKRDVMCLDPPPLVPGDEYAQCPDETAAPSITEELQELICPSQFPKEESDFCRESRPPVLSSQDQKPPLPQLNSGSTEVGFAFTQNSKVLCVLAHRREGEKIHYRQEQETKCLADRSEWERTVFSKENKQGHQNGKARKGDNRDPWRKEDTELGEQSPSSSQVFSWDSERQDMDLRSWLFTEDSQGQRVIAHPSRVALQDVANLPRKPLHTSLTTQFHCQGRSVLGTSQLNSQPDMLFTQDSQGNRVIKHCF, translated from the exons ATGAGGAGAAGAGCCCCCGTCACGGCCGAGGCCTGCGGCGTGTGGCTGGACGCGGCGGCGCTGAAGAGACGGAAAGTTCAGGTGGGCGCAGTGGGCGGGAGCCGGGCGGGGAGGTGCTCGGATGTAGAG aCTCGATTATCCAATCCCATCATCAGAATGCTGCCTCCACCTCGAGATGAGAAAGAAACTAGTGTTGGTTTTACTCAAAGAAGAACTCAACCTGTGGGTACGAGGCAGACTGTCATTGCTTCATTTTTCACTTCAAAGTCAG GAAAGGCAAATGATGGTGGGCAGGGAAGGCCTTCACCTGGTACAGCAAGTCAGAGAAAGGAGCAGAAAAGAGATGTGATGTGCTTGGATCCTCCTCCATTGGTCCCTGGGGATGAATATGCCCAATGTCCTGATGAAACTGCAGCTCCTTCCATCACTGAGGAACTTCAGGAGCTCATCTGCCCCTCTCAATTTCCCAAGGAGGAATCTGACTTCTGCAGAGAGTCCAGACCACCTGTACTCAGCAGCCAAGACCAGAAACCGCCTCTGCCTcagttgaactcaggttctactgaGGTGGGTTTTGCCTTCACTCAGAACTCCAAAGTTCTTTGTGTGCTAGCCCATAGAAGAGAGGGTGAGAAAATACATTATAGACAAGAGCAAGAGACCAAGTGCCTAGCAGACAGGTCAGAGTGGGAAAGGACAgtattttccaaagaaaataaacaaggCCACCAAAATGGCAAAGCAAGGAAGGGAGACAATAGGGATCCCTGGAGGAAAGAGGACACGGAATTAGGGGAACAAAGTCCCTCCTCCAGTCAAGTCTTTTCTTGGGATAGTGAGAGACAGGACATGGATTTGAGAAGCTGGTTGTTCACAGAGGATTCCCAGGGCCAGAGGGTCATTGCTCACCCTTCTCGAGTTGCTCTCCAAGATGTAGCCAACCTTCCAAGAAAGCCCTTGCATACATCCCTCACTACTCAGTTTCATTGCCAGGGCAGGTCTGTCCTGGGCACCTCTCAGTTAAATTCCCAACCTGATATGCTCTTTACCCAGGACTCTCAAGGTAACAGAGTTATCAAGCActgcttttga
- the AUNIP gene encoding aurora kinase A- and ninein-interacting protein isoform X2: protein MRRRAPVTAEACGVWLDAAALKRRKVQTRLSNPIIRMLPPPRDEKETSVGFTQRRTQPVGTRQTVIASFFTSKSGKANDGGQGRPSPGTASQRKEQKRDVMCLDPPPLVPGDEYAQCPDETAAPSITEELQELICPSQFPKEESDFCRESRPPVLSSQDQKPPLPQLNSGSTEVGFAFTQNSKVLCVLAHRREGEKIHYRQEQETKCLADRSEWERTVFSKENKQGHQNGKARKGDNRDPWRKEDTELGEQSPSSSQVFSWDSERQDMDLRSWLFTEDSQGQRVIAHPSRVALQDVANLPRKPLHTSLTTQFHCQGRSVLGTSQLNSQPDMLFTQDSQGNRVIKHCF from the exons ATGAGGAGAAGAGCCCCCGTCACGGCCGAGGCCTGCGGCGTGTGGCTGGACGCGGCGGCGCTGAAGAGACGGAAAGTTCAG aCTCGATTATCCAATCCCATCATCAGAATGCTGCCTCCACCTCGAGATGAGAAAGAAACTAGTGTTGGTTTTACTCAAAGAAGAACTCAACCTGTGGGTACGAGGCAGACTGTCATTGCTTCATTTTTCACTTCAAAGTCAG GAAAGGCAAATGATGGTGGGCAGGGAAGGCCTTCACCTGGTACAGCAAGTCAGAGAAAGGAGCAGAAAAGAGATGTGATGTGCTTGGATCCTCCTCCATTGGTCCCTGGGGATGAATATGCCCAATGTCCTGATGAAACTGCAGCTCCTTCCATCACTGAGGAACTTCAGGAGCTCATCTGCCCCTCTCAATTTCCCAAGGAGGAATCTGACTTCTGCAGAGAGTCCAGACCACCTGTACTCAGCAGCCAAGACCAGAAACCGCCTCTGCCTcagttgaactcaggttctactgaGGTGGGTTTTGCCTTCACTCAGAACTCCAAAGTTCTTTGTGTGCTAGCCCATAGAAGAGAGGGTGAGAAAATACATTATAGACAAGAGCAAGAGACCAAGTGCCTAGCAGACAGGTCAGAGTGGGAAAGGACAgtattttccaaagaaaataaacaaggCCACCAAAATGGCAAAGCAAGGAAGGGAGACAATAGGGATCCCTGGAGGAAAGAGGACACGGAATTAGGGGAACAAAGTCCCTCCTCCAGTCAAGTCTTTTCTTGGGATAGTGAGAGACAGGACATGGATTTGAGAAGCTGGTTGTTCACAGAGGATTCCCAGGGCCAGAGGGTCATTGCTCACCCTTCTCGAGTTGCTCTCCAAGATGTAGCCAACCTTCCAAGAAAGCCCTTGCATACATCCCTCACTACTCAGTTTCATTGCCAGGGCAGGTCTGTCCTGGGCACCTCTCAGTTAAATTCCCAACCTGATATGCTCTTTACCCAGGACTCTCAAGGTAACAGAGTTATCAAGCActgcttttga